The DNA region CGCGATCGCTAGTAGCTACAATTAAACGAGTCGACTCCTGCTGATATTTTTTGCGGGAAAATGTCGCACAGAATTTTTCAATATAAGTATCGGCAGTTTCGGCAAAAGCGGTGTAATGTACCGATAAAGCAGAGGTATGTATCTCAGTACTGCGGGGCGTGTCTTGATAGTGAGCATCAAAGACTACCTTAGTGCGGTATGCTACGGCAGCACTGTAGTTAATTAAGCATTCGACTAACTCATGACGGGCAGCTTCTAAGCCGTGGCGATCGCGACTTTTTTTTAAGTCCGACCAGTCGCCGACGATATTATAACCATCGACGAGTAGTATTGCCTGGTAGGAAGAAGGGGACATTGCAACGGTTTTTTATACAAATTGAATCATGATTTCATCCTTATTCTAAGCAAATTTGTTAACAAAAAGTTAAATTAGCTTAAAAAGCTTT from Coleofasciculaceae cyanobacterium includes:
- a CDS encoding NYN domain-containing protein — protein: MSPSSYQAILLVDGYNIVGDWSDLKKSRDRHGLEAARHELVECLINYSAAVAYRTKVVFDAHYQDTPRSTEIHTSALSVHYTAFAETADTYIEKFCATFSRKKYQQESTRLIVATSDRAQQLTVVGYGAEWLSAPMLAREVEQTAQKTKSRTKKQTKKQPSGRFLFNTLDPVAQKRLRQMQRGIQ